One genomic region from Pecten maximus chromosome 5, xPecMax1.1, whole genome shotgun sequence encodes:
- the LOC117327702 gene encoding mucin-3A-like isoform X1, protein MRHITLLILLVMWKNTTATTTKHTLISPTPASVMTRLISTSSKPSSSSVVFVTDTTTSEESKTDTIGYKTREIKSSAATTLTATSVLSTTVLALGYSTGIKSVLLSTYISSSIDSSVHPTADISPTASISTASKKLTPEFTNILFTNTTPGSNFLEASMISVDQASDYTVANTGLQWTTTEATPNSRAIITPVLATSISHFPSVSVSSSTSPTNTAHKPSIGFITEILSSISSEGDGEATDNITPVHSIEETTDIKTSFTIQMSSSPNSTSSIALKTEFPSTAISVSLTSQTTDNLMTQISTNSYIFSSYHALSFVTPITLITSADQTTRSSAVDTTGTTPLLLSSIVLPTSYSSTLFPKQTLTTPLTSITTTEQTTKSTPSYSTETTSSSLAYTTETSSYSIDYSTETTSSSIDYTAEIISSSKDYSTETTSSSIDYSTEITSSSIDYSTEITSSSIDYSTEIKSSSKDYSTEKTSSSIDYSTEITSSSIDYSTETTSSTSTYTTETTSSTPTSSTKTTSSIPTYTTETTSSTPTYTTETTSSTPTYSTETTCSTPTNTTETTSSIPTYTTETTSSTPTYTTETTSSTPTYTTETSFTPINTTETTSSTPTYTTTNTTPTSSTKTASTTEISYPTTTDMMTSPLPETTTQGCIVSRWNGRMLESVPEEKSNLTVTCEFDTNGNCGHIQWRIRNYDTTENTTKITIMPSGYGNSIQSQMIVHRLSQNDAGNISCHLGQRSILFNITIQPLPILSISPLSLVIEEDEQATMVCNISNVNHINRTEWIFRWYHNGSEISVAFHNVAAASSNFSSNKAASGNYQCKLCRKRSPGECQVSRNSRLQVYKSAARFCEGSEVQGVYWDKTPAGYLLENKCPKQTSGIATRKCHADGKWGAVILVDCVGKEIDEASQKLESVKGLSDNEKKKVIGEVLGSIKNVTGEHRK, encoded by the exons ATGCGTCACATTACCTTATTGATACTTTTGGTAATGTGGAAAAATACTACAGCTACCACAACTAAGCACACATTGATATCTCCCACACCGGCATCCGTAATGACCAGGCTGATTTCCACTTCATCGAAACCTTCATCCAGTTCTGTTGTATTTGTAACCGATACAACAACCTCGGAAGAATCAAAAACAGACACAATAGGATACAAAACGAGAGAAATAAAATCTTCTGCAGCAACAACCTTAACAGCAACTTCAGTGTTATCAACGACTGTCTTAGCATTGGGTTACAGTACTGGCATCAAATCAGTACTCCTGTCGACTTATATATCTTCATCTATAGACTCCTCAGTACATCCAACAGCAGACATATCACCAACGGCATCAATATCAACAGCTTCAAAGAAGCTAACTCCAGAGTTTACCAACATTTTGTTCACAAATACAACACCTGGGTCAAATTTTCTTGAGGCGTCAATGATTTCTGTAGATCAAGCATCAGACTATACTGTAGCTAACACAGGATTACAATGGACAACAACAGAAGCAACACCAAACTCTAGAGCAATCATTACGCCCGTACTCGCTACATCAATATCCCATTTTCCCTCTGTCTCTGTGTCCAGCTCTACTTCACCCACAAATACGGCACATAAACCTAGTATAGGATTTATAACTGAAATACTCTCTTCCATATCTTCTGAAGGGGATGGAGAAGCAACAGATAACATTACACCCGTACACAGTATAGAAGAAACAACTGACATTAAAACAAGTTTCACCATACAAATGTCATCTTCACCAAATTCAACATCTTCTATAGCACTTAAAACAGAATTCCCATCCACAGCAATATCAGTATCCTTAACATCACAAACAACAGATAATTTAATGACGCAAATATCAACAAATTCCTACATCTTTTCAAGTTACCATGCACTCTCATTCGTTACCCCAATCACATTAATAACTTCAGCTGATCAGACTACACGTTCTTCAGCAGTTGACACAACAGGAACGACACCATTGTTGCTATCCTCAATAGTACTTCCAACATCATACTCATCGACtctatttccaaaacaaacACTCACTACCCCATTGACATCAATTACCACGACGGAGCAAACAACAAAATCTACACCATCTTATTCAACAGAAACAACAAGCTCTTCACTAGCTTATACAACTGAAACATCCAGCTATTCAATAGATTATTCAACAGAAACAACAAGCTCTTCAATAGATTATACAGCAGAAATAATAAGCTCTTCAAAGGATTATTCAACAGAAACAACAAGCTCTTCAATAGACTATTCAACAGAAATAACAAGCTCTTCAATAGACTATTCAACAGAAATAACAAGCTCTTCAATAGATTATTCAACAGAAATAAAAAGCTCCTCAAAGGATTATTCAACAGAAAAAACAAGCTCTTCAATAGATTATTCAACAGAAATAACAAGCTCTTCAATAGATTATTCAACAGAAACAACAAGCTCTACATCGACTTATACAACAGAAACAACAAGCTCTACACCGACTTcttcaacaaaaacaacaagttCTATACCGACTTATACAACAGAAACAACAAGTTCTACACCGACTTATACAACAGAAACAACAAGTTCTACACCGACTTATTCAACAGAAACAACATGCTCTACACCGACTAATACAACAGAAACAACAAGTTCTATACCGACTTATACAACAGAAACAACAAGCTCTACACCGACTTATACAACAGAAACAACAAGCTCTACACCGACTTATACAACAGAAACAAGCTTTACACCGATTAATACAACAGAAACAACAAGTTCTACACCGACTTatacaacaacaaacacaacacCGACTTCTTCAACAAAAACGGCATCAACAACAGAAATCTCATACCCAACAACAACGGATATGATGACCTCACCTCTCCCGGAAACCACCACTCAAG GGTGTATAGTATCCCGTTGGAACGGGCGAATGTTAGAAAGTGTGCCTGAAGAAAAAAGTAATTTGACAGTTACCTGTGAGTTTGACACTAACGGAAACTGCGGCCATATTCAATGGAGAATTCGAAATTATGATACTACTGAAAACACCACAAAAATAACTATCATGCCTAGTGGCTATGGAAACAGTATACAATCGCAGATGATTGTTCACCGTTTGTCCCAAAATGATGCAG GAAACATATCCTGTCATTTGGGACAACGCAGCATTCTGTTTAATATCACAATACAGCCCTTGCCAATTCTGAGCATTTCACCCCTATCTTTGGTGATAGAAGAAGATGAACAGGCCACGATGGTTTGTAATATTAGCAACGTGAACCATATCAACAGAACAGAATGGATTTTCAGGTGGTACCATAATGGATCAGAAATCTCTG TCGCATTCCATAATGTAGCAGCAGCGTCATCGAATTTTTCCAGTAATAAAGCAGCTAGTGGGAATTACCAATGTAAATTATGCCGAAAACGTTCACCAGGGGAGTGTCAGGTGTCGCGGAACAGTAGATTACAGGTGTACAAGTCAG ctGCCAGATTTTGTGAAGGCTCGGAAGTCCAAGGTGTATATTGGGATAAAACTCCAGCGGGTTACCTGTTGGAAAATAAATGTCCAAAACAGACCTCCG GCATAGCCACACGAAAGTGTCATGCAGATGGGAAATGGGGCGCTGTAATTCTGGTCGATTGTGTTGGAAAAGAAATCGACGAGGCATCGCAGAAG CTCGAATCTGTCAAAGGACTTTCTGACAATGAGAAGAAGAAGGTTATAGGAGAAGTATTAGGAAGTATAAAAAATGTGACTGGCGAACACCGGAAGTGA